One window of the Salminus brasiliensis chromosome 1, fSalBra1.hap2, whole genome shotgun sequence genome contains the following:
- the LOC140571551 gene encoding E3 ubiquitin-protein ligase TRIM47-like, whose translation MAEASISVDRDQLSCPVCLDLLKNPVTVPCGHSFCMDCINGCWDQENQSGVYSCPQCRETFTPRPVLRRSYFIAEMLEKLKKIELQAASPAGPGDVECDFCTGRKLRAVKSCLTCLASFCEAHLKPHQEVPALKNHKLVKASKQLQEKICSQHDKLIEIYCRTDHSCICYLCTMHEHKGHDTVAAVAERNQKQDELKQIQKKLQQRLQEEEQKLQQLKLVMNSFKCSAQAAVEDSEKIFTELIHSIEKKRSEVTKLIRAQEKTELREAEELLEKLERQISDLKRRNDELNQLSQNEDHISFLQSFQNLCISSEPEDSSSISVCEQLSFDAVRKSVVYLFFDLKQRLEHFCNKEFGKLPQGKRRTRPDSHTSHQSLIH comes from the exons ATGGCAGAAGCCAGTATCTCAGTAGATCGGGACCAGCTCAGCTGTCCAGTCTGTCTGGATCTGCTGAAGAATCCAGTGACCGTTCCCTGTGGACACAGTTTCTGTATGGACTGTATTAACGGCTGCTGGGATCAGGAAAATCAGAGTGGGGTCTACAGCTGCCCTCAGTGCAGAGAGACCTTCACTCCGAGACCTGTTTTACGCAGGAGCTACTTTATAGCTGAAATGTTGGAGAAACTGAAGAAGATAGAACTTCAGGCTGCTTCTCCTGCTGGACCTGGAGACGTGGAGTGTGATTTCTGCACTGGGAGAAAACTCAGAGCTGTGAAATCCTGTCTGACGTGTCTGGCCTCCTTTTGTGAAGCTCATCTGAAGCCTCACCAGGAGGTTCCTGCACTGAAAAACCACAAGCTGGTCAAAGCGTCCAAACAGCTGCAGGAGAAGATCTGCTCTCAACACGACAAGCTGATCGAGATCTACTGCAGAACTGACCACAGCTGTATTTGCTATTTGTGTACCATGCATGAACACAAAGGTCATGATACAGTTGCAGCTGTAGCAGAAAGAAACCAGAAGCAG GATGAACTGAAGCAGATTCAGAAGAAACTTCAGCAAAGACTCCAGGAGGAAGAGCAGAAGCTGCAGCAGCTGAAGTTGGTAATGAACTCTTTTAAG TGCTCTGCTCAGGCAGCGGTGGAGGACAGTGAGAAGATCTTCACTGAGCTGATCCACTCCATCGAGAAGAAGCGCTCTGAGGTAACCAAGCTGATCAGAGCTCAGGAGAAGACTGAGCTGAGGGAAGCTGAAGAACTCCTGGAGAAACTGGAGCGGCAGATTTCTGATCTGAAGAGAAGGAATGATGAGCTGAACCAGCTTTCCCAAAATGAAGATCACATCTCCTTCCTCCAG AGTTTCCAGAATCTCTGCATCTCCTCTGAACCCGAGGACTCGTCCAGCATCTCCGTCTGTGAACAGCTCTCATTTGATGCAGTGAGGAAATCTGTTGTGTATCTCTTCTTTGATCTGAAACAGCGTCTGGAGCATTTCTGCAATAAGGAATTCGGTAAACTCCCTCAGGGTAAGAGGAGGACACGCCCAGATTCCCACACCTCACATCAGAGTCTGATTCACTGA